Proteins found in one Colletes latitarsis isolate SP2378_abdomen chromosome 8, iyColLati1, whole genome shotgun sequence genomic segment:
- the LOC143344749 gene encoding kinesin-like protein KIF12 isoform X5, with amino-acid sequence MAVQFPGDGQIYCDGFPSSADKKGKLFSYNVVFEPTASQEDILQFSGVKKLIEMAVEGFNCTAFCYGQTGSGKTHTLTGPPEMLDGMKHYSEDNGLVFRSFVYLFKLLQERQQCNFVLRASFLEIYNEKVIDLLNPGTSRKPLMVRWSKKTRGFFVENLFTVECEELDDLLAVLEEGMRNRSVGAHNMNEQSSRSHSILTVNITSEQQMDNSVFISKQGKINFVDLAGSEMTKKTQSEGKTLEEANNINKSLMVLGYCISSLSDGKRRGGHIPYRDSKLTKLLADSLAGNGVTLMIACVSPARSNASETLNTLRYAARVKKIRTKPIVVMDPREALILSLKREVGALQTENEHLKAALHLGGDAQNVIRSESKAESKVPLTPPVVDLDKLSEMEQSELSQLIHAYITENEALRRENAELYATREQVIRDQELVCRENERLLKKLEDVNSFYYCRVCCRSPIIPARPTYSAEMLNDNNNENAPGATNVWTNPNVEPTPLSSDLIRRGLYRSAGNMPEKIQKELDKRRILGSYNNVAEAYKDKSQHRRHNSWDNGNGVTRMSPDQTMSPVDVNQYKKTNTRRTSTVPEERRPSETIDVLGESIQPTDHSYNESPDSILSGSLDIGNSAPNTAESEAPTVPFPPLSHSSSPFGTPDPEDAVHSSHSTKEKEDETTQRAFGSPIPIDEDHPL; translated from the exons ATGGCCGTGCAGTTTCCTGGAGATGGACAGATATAC TGCGATGGATTTCCAAGCAGCGCTGATAAGAAGGGCaaattattttcgtacaatGTCGTATTCGAGCCCACAGCCTCTCAGGAAGACATACTACAATTTTCCGGCGTTAAGAAGCTCATCGAAATGGCGGTGGAAGGGTTCAACTGCACCGCGTTCTGCTACGGGCAAACCGGAAGCGGGAAAACTCACACCCTCACAGGACCTCCAGAAATG TTAGATGGAATGAAACATTACTCGGAGGATAACGGTCTGGTCTTCCGGTCTTTCGTCTACCTATTCAAACTCCTGCAGGAACGACAACAGTGCAACTTCGTCCTGAGGGCCTCGTTCCTAGAGATCTACAACGAGAAG GTAATAGATTTGTTGAATCCCGGCACGTCGAGAAAACCTCTGATGGTTCGTTGGAGCAAAAAGACGCGAGGCTTCTTCGTCGAGAATCTTTTCACCGTCGAATGCGAGGAGCTTGATGACCTTCTGGCGGTTCTCGAAGAAG GGATGAGAAACAGATCTGTCGGCGCGCACAACATGAACGAACAGTCCAGCAGAAGTCACAGCATTCTCACCGTGAACATCACTTCCGAGCAACAA ATGGACAACAGTGTGTTCATATCGAAACAAGGGAAAATCAACTTCGTCGATTTGGCGGGCAGCGAGATGACAAAGAAGACGCAGAGCGAGGGGAAAACTTTAGAGGAAGCGAACAACATCAACAAGAGTCTCATGGTTCTTG GTTACTGCATATCTTCTTTGAGCGACGGAAAGCGCAGGGGTGGCCATATTCCTTACCGGGACAGCAAGCTGACCAAACTTTTAGCAGACAGCCTGGCAGGCAATGGCGTCACGCTGATG ATCGCCTGCGTTTCACCGGCTCGATCGAACGCGAGCGAGACGTTAAACACTCTGAGGTACGCGGCGAGGGTGaaaaagatacgcacgaaaccGATCGTGGTGATG GATCCGCGAGAGGCTCTGATTCTCAGCCTGAAACGCGAGGTGGGAGCTCTTCAGACGGAAAACGAGCACCTGAAGGCGGCCCTTCATCTCGGCGGCGACGCTCAAAACGTAATTCGTAGCGAGTCCAAAG CCGAGAGCAAGGTGCCATTGACGCCGCCAGTCGTGGACCTGGACAAGTTGTCCGAGATGGAGCAATCGGAATTGAGTCAACTGATCCACGCCTACATCACCGAGAACGAGGCCCTTCGTCGGGAAAACGCGGAATTGTACGCCACCAGGGAGCAAGTGATACGAGACCAGGAGCTCGTCTGCAGAGAAAACGAGAGGCTCTTGAAGAAGCTCGAGGACGTTAACTC GTTTTATTACTGCAGAGTGTGCTGTCGCTCGCCGATCATACCTGCCAGGCCTACTTACTCGGCAGAAATGTTGAACGACAACAATAACGAGAATGCACCTGGCGCGACGAACGTTTGGACCAACCCTAACGTGGAACCGACTCCCCTTTCGAGC gatctgatcaGGCGTGGACTGTACAGATCCGCTGGCAACATGCCGGAAAAGATCCAGAAAGAGTTGGACAAACGAAGAATTCTAGGGAGTTACAATAACGTAGCCGAGGCTTACAAAGACAAGAGTCAACATCGCCGACACAATTCATGGGACAATGGAAACGGCGTGACGAGAATGAGTCCGGATCAAACGATGTCGCCGGTAGACGTTAATCA GTACAAAAAGACAAACACGCGTCGCACTTCGACGGTCCCGGAGGAAAGAAGGCCCTCGGAGACCATCGACGTTCTGGGCGAATCGATTCAACCGACCGATCATTCGTACAACGAGTCACCGGACTCGATCCTCAGCGGTTCTTTGGACATAGGGAATTCTGCGCCGAACACGGCGGAATCCGAGGCCCCCACCGTCCCCTTCCCACCTTTGTCGCACTCCTCGTCACCGTTTGGGACTCCGGACCCCGAGGACGCGGTCCATTCGAGTCACTCGACAAAGGAGAAAGAGGACGAGACCACGCAAAGAGCGTTTGGGAGTCCGATTCCAATCGACGAGGACCATCCtctttga